From Scomber scombrus chromosome 9, fScoSco1.1, whole genome shotgun sequence, one genomic window encodes:
- the sh3tc2 gene encoding SH3 domain and tetratricopeptide repeat-containing protein 2 isoform X1 produces the protein MALISGSCRLLGQMASCCCRPLLNSSCCGPFIKVCLSSFTDISPAELDALWREPPYTLGGTNEHFSGNDTMTQGAGEEEDGPVVESGEGGVEPDSYWKRKEAFCRGSTVSLGEKFSSEIALLFTGKRRSSVDPDRALQEALRTRLRVVESNSQDVIQLFKDLSARLVSVHAEKDSFVLTFKTVEEIWKFSTYLALGYVARCLENFLCDQSFWLDQELLSDLEINVTVDEEHLATLYLGLLLQEGSFFAKALFTRSELDEDDDERLSFKKNDLLMVKDTGQDMWEGTMLSSGQHGQVPVNAMQPLPYPFYQWFLRKDQGNVGCSPTAKEPFGHPLVTGSCVAVVDYSPVGQDELQLSQGDIVEIQGLLVRGLGIFIGKHASTGHTGFVHKANVKPLDTIPLDGQLVFLTEEERASLAQINPCSSEPSDSSLLERLFSSDISSVYRLDRLDDSDFMYIKNQPKHDHKVPTSTRQSVLSERSGEITPYHSSPRHSLSHSSPRLSLYRSHNPLPREGERLSFTLDDTFRELDEFQEDPPLFLEENSWEGDESELSDPTLTLLNCDHFQEDFLPLYDLQYSFLWVTFNGKSEDELSGHLESVRECAKRMDMHWAHRRACFLLGRLCARKLKLSQARVYYEEALSVHVDSFSDIPLLIALITNLTAVYLKQRMTDKLPHTLEKASALILCLPSHTFTSMDEVELLKLLLRRSVVMGDKLLEARICYLISSLFLHLRKTDDALPFVERLQFLSVTLSAAEERPIAPLDLNWLLSLLYHRKYMPYLTLASLSLDSRQDHSLHDAFQRIELFIRNSVRLNPCWKEGTSLLPAQIVVYLQHALAIAEKGEDLKTQRDLCLGLASVYQQHDALDKAVCCAQQAVETGGHINEEEGFEAAVLLGWLLVLTGQAERAQGVLQPLLTSLQGTDSPTQRGVIHNLLALCLRRQGCIREAGWHLHSALVISRESGNQRNQALALANLGCLALDVGASLVAERFLVRSLRLFLELRESPTDEEHVQTYLWLGRSYKDRGKSQDSRACYEMGLLIALHARNLHSQMVVAKVLSRLYADMLLYGQSIVYYEHCVSVSRELKDKRLEGEYLEILSSLYLSLNTEKSSRKSLDYTKQSLRISIDLGKREEESETWLQVGRIYYLIQEDELADMYLQAAVKTALRMNDPHFAMCIYEEAGDVYFKGHRNRMASLPFYRDGSLPFARSIKDIHSEFRFLSKLTELLMNQGEHEEALQYATLAVQIASKTGVSVNERTAYHRLATVYYNLQQYEMSENYYLKSLSLCTPILQHPREARYYTQLYCRIGNITLHKLKDAFDAVGYFQMALAAALEDQANPEALYVVYMKLAEIHGNHMPDVQLCQVYRDRAQSLKRVLAGEENMGNADTESGQNQKNVSDADMEHTESSPERNVNENCEGDSFSRTCMMQADTEHGLRDTILENGNMKEDHSIHPPDTDSLCVYASSETETITSQSYSDSILTESFATAKEQITDSGSSTDTFQTYQNQTDQDDFIKGHSDFNTDHDVSGQISVNVTGDISGQTDSQHTDSNIQDEENTPTKESDVDADLQQKDGSLEKSRSDTDQSETVSINEDKAVNMDNTADKHSQHMDLDDGYL, from the exons ATGGCATTGATCTCTGGGAGCTGCCGGCTCTTGGGCCAGATGGCGTCTTGTTGCTGCAGACCGCTGCTCAATTCCTCCTGCTGTGGACCGTTCATCAAAGTCTGCCTCTCCTCCTTCACAG ACATCTCTCCTGCTGAGCTGGATGCTCTTTGGAGGGAACCGCCGTACACTCTTGGTGGAACAAATGAACACTTCTCAGGAAATGACACCATGACTCAAG GCgcaggtgaggaggaggacggTCCAGTGGTGGAGTCAGGCGAGGGAGGAGTGGAGCCAGACAGTTATTGGAAGAGGAAAGAAGCCTTTTGTAGAGGAAGTACTGTGTCACTGGGCGAGAAATTCTCCTCAG AAATTGCTTTGTTGTTCACCGGGAAGCGGcgctccagtgtggatcctgaCCGAGCCCTTCAGGAGGCCCTGCGCACCCGACTCCGAGTGGTGGAGAGCAACAGCCAGGACGTCATCCAGCTCTTTAAA GACTTGTCTGCACGTCTGGTGTCTGTCCATGCAGAGAAGGACAGCTTTGTACTCACATTCAAGACTGTGGAGGAAATCTGGAAGTTTTCAACTTACCTTGCATTAG GCTATGTGGCTCGCTGCTTGGAGAACTTCCTGTGTGATCAGTCCTTCTGGCTGGACCAGGAGCTGCTCAGTGACTTGGAGATCAATGTAACAGTGGATGAAGAACATCTGGCCACCCTCTACCTGGGACTTTTGCTACAGGAGG GATCCTTTTTTGCTAAGGCGCTATTCACGAGAAGTGAGctggatgaggatgatgatgaacgGTTGTCATTCAAAAAGAATGACTTGCTAATGGTGAAGGACACAGGGCAGGACATGTGGGAGGGCACCATGCTTTCCTCAGGACAGCATGGCCAGGTGCCAGTCAACGCCATGCAGCCGCTGCCCTACCCCTTCTATCA GTGGTTCCTGAGGAAGGACCAAGGCAATGTTGGATGCTCGCCAACAGCAAAGGAACCGTTTGGACATCCACTTG TGACAGGTTCATGTGTAGCGGTGGTTGACTACAGTCCAGTGGGGCAAGATGAGCTCCAGCTGAGTCAAGGTGACATTGTGGAGATCCAGGGTCTACTAGTCCGAGGCCTGGGCATATTCATAGGAAAACACGCTTCCACGGGTCACACTGGCTTCGTACACAAGGCAAATGTCAAGCCTCTGGACACCATACCACT AGATGGACAATTGGTCTTTCTGACTGAGGAGGAGAGGGCCAGCCTGGCTCAGATTAACCCATGTAGCTCTGAGCCAAGTGACAGTAGCCTGCTGGAAAGACTCTTCTCATCTGACATCAGCTCTGTGTACAGGCTAG ATAGACTGGATGACTCTGACTTCATGTACATCAAGAATCAGCCAAAACATG ATCATAAGGTTCCTACAAGCACCCGTCAGAGTGTCCTGTCAGAGAGAAGTGGAGAGATAACCCCCTACCACTCCTCTCCTcgccactctctctctcactcctctcCCCGCCTGTCCCTCTATCGCTCCCACAATCCTCTGCCAAGGGAGGGAGAGCGCCTGTCCTTCACGCTGGACGACACTTTCAGGGAACTGGACGAGTTCCAGGAAGATCCGCCTCTTTTCTTGGAGGAGAACAGCTGGGAGGGAGACGAGTCGGAGCTCAGTGACCCCACACTGACCCTGCTCAATTGCGATCACTTCCAG GAGGACTTCTTGCCCCTGTATGACCTGCAGTATTCCTTCCTCTGGGTGACCTTCAATGGGAAGAGCGAGGATGAGCTATCAGGGCACCTCGAGAGTGTCAGGGAGTGTGCCAAGAGGATGGACATGCACTGGGCACATCGACGGGCATGCTTTCTACTGGGAAGACTCTGTGCCAGGAAGCTTAAGCTATCCCAG GCACGAGTGTACTATGAAGAGGCATTGAGTGTTCATGTGGACAGTTTCTCAGACATACCACTGCTCATCGCGCTCATCACCAACCTCACCGCTGTCTACCTGAAGCAGCGTATGACAGACAAGCTGCCCCACACTCTGGAGAAGGCCAGTGCCCTGATCCTATGTCTCCCCAGCCACACCTTCACCTCCATGGATGAGGTTGAACTGCTGAAGCTGCTCCTGAGGAGATCTGTGGTCATGGGGGACAAACTGCTTGAGGCCCGCATTTGCTACCTCATCTCCagcctcttcctccatctcagGAAGACTGATGATGCCCTTCCGTTTGTTGAGCGCCTCCAGTTTCTCTCAGTGACTCTCTCCGCCGCTGAGGAACGGCCTATAGCTCCTTTGGACCTGAACTGGCTCTTGAGCTTGCTCTATCATCGCAAATACATGCCTTACTTAACACTGGCCTCACTGAGCCTGGACTCAAGACAAGACCACTCCCTCCACGACGCCTTCCAGAGGATTGAGTTGTTTATCAGGAACTCAGTCCGTCTGAACCCGtgctggaaggaaggaacctCCCTGCTCCCTGCACAGATTGTGGTTTACCTTCAGCATGCCCTGGCCATAGCTGAAAAAGGGGAGGACTTAAAGACCCAGAGGGACCTGTGCCTAGGTTTGGCCTCAGTCTACCAGCAGCACGATGCTCTTGATAAGGCAGTGTGCTGTGCTCAACAGGCAGTGGAAACAGGAGGTCACATCAATGAGGAGGAAGGCTTTGAGGCCGCTGTGCTGCTTGGCTGGCTGCTGGTGTTGACAGGACAGGCTGAGAGGGCTCAGGGTGTGCTGCAGCCACTGCTTACATCACTTCAG gGCACGGACAGTCCCACTCAGCGAGGAGTGATCCACAACCTCTTGGCTTTGTGTCTGAGGCGGCAGGGTTGCATCCGAGAAGCAGGCTGGCATCTCCATTCTGCCCTGGTAATATCAAGGGAAAGCGGAAACCAGAGAAACCAGGCCCTGGCATTGGCCAACCTGGGCTGCCTGGCGCTGGATGTGGGTGCATCCTTGGTAGCAGAGCGCTTCCTGGTCAG ATCCCTGCGCCTTTTTCTGGAACTCCGGGAAAGCCCCACAGATGAGGAGCATGTTCAGACCTATCTTTGGCTGGGCCGGAGCTACAAAGACAGGGGGAAGAGTCAGGACAGCAGGGCGTGTTATGAAATGGGGTTATTAATTGCATTACATGCTAGAAACTTGCACA GTCAGATGGTGGTGGCCAAGGTGCTGAGCCGGCTATACGCTGACATGCTGCTGTATGGTCAGAGTATCGTCTACTATGAGCACTGTGTGTCAGTATCCAGAGAACTGAAGGACAAGAGACTGGAGGGAGAGTATCTGGAAATCCTCAGTAGCCTTTACCTCTCGCTCAACACTGAGAA ATCATCTCGTAAATCTCTGGACTACACCAAGCAGAGCCTGAGGATTTCTATTGATTTGggcaagagagaagaagagtctGAGACGTGGTTACAGGTGGGACGCATCTATTATCTCATCCAGGAGGACGAGCTGGCTGACATGTACCTGCAG GCAGCAGTGAAGACAGCCCTGCGGATGAATGATCCTCATTTTGCCATGTGCATCTATGAGGAGGCAGGAGATGTCTACTTTAAAGGCCACAGGAACAGAATGGCATCACTGCCTTTCTACAGG gATGGCAGTCTGCCATTTGCACGAAGCATCAAGGACATCCATTCAGAGTTCCGCTTTTTGAGTAAATTGACTGAACTGTTGATGAATCAGGGAGAGCATGAGGAGGCTCTGCAGTACGCTACACTGGCTGTTCAAATTGCCAGCAAAACAG gtgtgagtgtgaatgagaGGACAGCCTACCACCGGCTAGCTACAGTCTACTACAACCTGCAGCAGTACGAGATGTCAGAGAACTACTACCTCAAGTCCCTGTCTCTCTGTACGCCCATCCTGCAGCACCCAAGGGAGGCTCGCTACTACACACAACTCTACTGCAGAATTGGAAATATCACTCTACACAAGCTCAAG GATGCTTTTGATGCAGTGGGCTACTTCCAGATGGCTCTGGCGGCTGCCCTGGAGGACCAAGCTAACCCTGAGGCTCTGTATGTGGTGTACATGAAGCTGGCCGAGATCCATGGCAACCACATGCCCGATGTTCAGCTCTGCCAAGTTTACAGAGACAGAGCCCAGAGTCTGAAGAGAGTTCTGGCTGGAGAGGAAAACATGGGCAATGCAGACACAGAGTCTGGCCAGAATCAGAAAAATGTTTCTGATGCTGATATGGAACATACAGAAAGTTCGCCTGAGAGAAACGtaaatgaaaactgtgaaggtGACTCATTTTCAAGAACTTGTATGATGCAGGCAGACACAGAGCATGGACTTAGAGACACTATTCTTGAGAATGGCAACATGAAAGAAGATCACAGTATTCATCCTCCTGATACTGACAGTCTTTGTGTGTATGCCTCATCTGAGACAGAAACCATCACCAGTCAGTCGTACAGTGACAGTATTCTCACAGAGTCCTTCGCTACGGCAAAGGAGCAGATCACAGACTCCGGCAGCTCCACTGACACTTTCCAAACTTATCAGAATCAAACAGATCAGGACGATTTTATCAAAGGCCACTCAGACTTTAACACTGACCACGATGTGTCAGGTCAAATATCTGTTAATGTCACAGGTGACATCAGTGGACAAACAGATTCACAACACACTGATTCTAACATTCAGGATGAAGAAAACACTCCCACTAAAGAAAGTGATGTAGATGCAGATCTTCAGCAGAAAGATGGCAGCCTTGAGAAGAGTCGATCCGATACCGACCAATCAGAGACTGTTAGCATAAACGAAGATAAAGCTGTAAACATGGACAATACAGCTGACAAACATAGTCAACACATGGATTTAGATGATGGATACTTATAG
- the sh3tc2 gene encoding SH3 domain and tetratricopeptide repeat-containing protein 2 isoform X2, translating to MRNEVTGESWQQHRDISPAELDALWREPPYTLGGTNEHFSGNDTMTQGAGEEEDGPVVESGEGGVEPDSYWKRKEAFCRGSTVSLGEKFSSEIALLFTGKRRSSVDPDRALQEALRTRLRVVESNSQDVIQLFKDLSARLVSVHAEKDSFVLTFKTVEEIWKFSTYLALGYVARCLENFLCDQSFWLDQELLSDLEINVTVDEEHLATLYLGLLLQEGSFFAKALFTRSELDEDDDERLSFKKNDLLMVKDTGQDMWEGTMLSSGQHGQVPVNAMQPLPYPFYQWFLRKDQGNVGCSPTAKEPFGHPLVTGSCVAVVDYSPVGQDELQLSQGDIVEIQGLLVRGLGIFIGKHASTGHTGFVHKANVKPLDTIPLDGQLVFLTEEERASLAQINPCSSEPSDSSLLERLFSSDISSVYRLDRLDDSDFMYIKNQPKHDHKVPTSTRQSVLSERSGEITPYHSSPRHSLSHSSPRLSLYRSHNPLPREGERLSFTLDDTFRELDEFQEDPPLFLEENSWEGDESELSDPTLTLLNCDHFQEDFLPLYDLQYSFLWVTFNGKSEDELSGHLESVRECAKRMDMHWAHRRACFLLGRLCARKLKLSQARVYYEEALSVHVDSFSDIPLLIALITNLTAVYLKQRMTDKLPHTLEKASALILCLPSHTFTSMDEVELLKLLLRRSVVMGDKLLEARICYLISSLFLHLRKTDDALPFVERLQFLSVTLSAAEERPIAPLDLNWLLSLLYHRKYMPYLTLASLSLDSRQDHSLHDAFQRIELFIRNSVRLNPCWKEGTSLLPAQIVVYLQHALAIAEKGEDLKTQRDLCLGLASVYQQHDALDKAVCCAQQAVETGGHINEEEGFEAAVLLGWLLVLTGQAERAQGVLQPLLTSLQGTDSPTQRGVIHNLLALCLRRQGCIREAGWHLHSALVISRESGNQRNQALALANLGCLALDVGASLVAERFLVRSLRLFLELRESPTDEEHVQTYLWLGRSYKDRGKSQDSRACYEMGLLIALHARNLHSQMVVAKVLSRLYADMLLYGQSIVYYEHCVSVSRELKDKRLEGEYLEILSSLYLSLNTEKSSRKSLDYTKQSLRISIDLGKREEESETWLQVGRIYYLIQEDELADMYLQAAVKTALRMNDPHFAMCIYEEAGDVYFKGHRNRMASLPFYRDGSLPFARSIKDIHSEFRFLSKLTELLMNQGEHEEALQYATLAVQIASKTGVSVNERTAYHRLATVYYNLQQYEMSENYYLKSLSLCTPILQHPREARYYTQLYCRIGNITLHKLKDAFDAVGYFQMALAAALEDQANPEALYVVYMKLAEIHGNHMPDVQLCQVYRDRAQSLKRVLAGEENMGNADTESGQNQKNVSDADMEHTESSPERNVNENCEGDSFSRTCMMQADTEHGLRDTILENGNMKEDHSIHPPDTDSLCVYASSETETITSQSYSDSILTESFATAKEQITDSGSSTDTFQTYQNQTDQDDFIKGHSDFNTDHDVSGQISVNVTGDISGQTDSQHTDSNIQDEENTPTKESDVDADLQQKDGSLEKSRSDTDQSETVSINEDKAVNMDNTADKHSQHMDLDDGYL from the exons ATGAGGAATGAAGTGACAGGGGAGAGCTGGCAACAACACAGAG ACATCTCTCCTGCTGAGCTGGATGCTCTTTGGAGGGAACCGCCGTACACTCTTGGTGGAACAAATGAACACTTCTCAGGAAATGACACCATGACTCAAG GCgcaggtgaggaggaggacggTCCAGTGGTGGAGTCAGGCGAGGGAGGAGTGGAGCCAGACAGTTATTGGAAGAGGAAAGAAGCCTTTTGTAGAGGAAGTACTGTGTCACTGGGCGAGAAATTCTCCTCAG AAATTGCTTTGTTGTTCACCGGGAAGCGGcgctccagtgtggatcctgaCCGAGCCCTTCAGGAGGCCCTGCGCACCCGACTCCGAGTGGTGGAGAGCAACAGCCAGGACGTCATCCAGCTCTTTAAA GACTTGTCTGCACGTCTGGTGTCTGTCCATGCAGAGAAGGACAGCTTTGTACTCACATTCAAGACTGTGGAGGAAATCTGGAAGTTTTCAACTTACCTTGCATTAG GCTATGTGGCTCGCTGCTTGGAGAACTTCCTGTGTGATCAGTCCTTCTGGCTGGACCAGGAGCTGCTCAGTGACTTGGAGATCAATGTAACAGTGGATGAAGAACATCTGGCCACCCTCTACCTGGGACTTTTGCTACAGGAGG GATCCTTTTTTGCTAAGGCGCTATTCACGAGAAGTGAGctggatgaggatgatgatgaacgGTTGTCATTCAAAAAGAATGACTTGCTAATGGTGAAGGACACAGGGCAGGACATGTGGGAGGGCACCATGCTTTCCTCAGGACAGCATGGCCAGGTGCCAGTCAACGCCATGCAGCCGCTGCCCTACCCCTTCTATCA GTGGTTCCTGAGGAAGGACCAAGGCAATGTTGGATGCTCGCCAACAGCAAAGGAACCGTTTGGACATCCACTTG TGACAGGTTCATGTGTAGCGGTGGTTGACTACAGTCCAGTGGGGCAAGATGAGCTCCAGCTGAGTCAAGGTGACATTGTGGAGATCCAGGGTCTACTAGTCCGAGGCCTGGGCATATTCATAGGAAAACACGCTTCCACGGGTCACACTGGCTTCGTACACAAGGCAAATGTCAAGCCTCTGGACACCATACCACT AGATGGACAATTGGTCTTTCTGACTGAGGAGGAGAGGGCCAGCCTGGCTCAGATTAACCCATGTAGCTCTGAGCCAAGTGACAGTAGCCTGCTGGAAAGACTCTTCTCATCTGACATCAGCTCTGTGTACAGGCTAG ATAGACTGGATGACTCTGACTTCATGTACATCAAGAATCAGCCAAAACATG ATCATAAGGTTCCTACAAGCACCCGTCAGAGTGTCCTGTCAGAGAGAAGTGGAGAGATAACCCCCTACCACTCCTCTCCTcgccactctctctctcactcctctcCCCGCCTGTCCCTCTATCGCTCCCACAATCCTCTGCCAAGGGAGGGAGAGCGCCTGTCCTTCACGCTGGACGACACTTTCAGGGAACTGGACGAGTTCCAGGAAGATCCGCCTCTTTTCTTGGAGGAGAACAGCTGGGAGGGAGACGAGTCGGAGCTCAGTGACCCCACACTGACCCTGCTCAATTGCGATCACTTCCAG GAGGACTTCTTGCCCCTGTATGACCTGCAGTATTCCTTCCTCTGGGTGACCTTCAATGGGAAGAGCGAGGATGAGCTATCAGGGCACCTCGAGAGTGTCAGGGAGTGTGCCAAGAGGATGGACATGCACTGGGCACATCGACGGGCATGCTTTCTACTGGGAAGACTCTGTGCCAGGAAGCTTAAGCTATCCCAG GCACGAGTGTACTATGAAGAGGCATTGAGTGTTCATGTGGACAGTTTCTCAGACATACCACTGCTCATCGCGCTCATCACCAACCTCACCGCTGTCTACCTGAAGCAGCGTATGACAGACAAGCTGCCCCACACTCTGGAGAAGGCCAGTGCCCTGATCCTATGTCTCCCCAGCCACACCTTCACCTCCATGGATGAGGTTGAACTGCTGAAGCTGCTCCTGAGGAGATCTGTGGTCATGGGGGACAAACTGCTTGAGGCCCGCATTTGCTACCTCATCTCCagcctcttcctccatctcagGAAGACTGATGATGCCCTTCCGTTTGTTGAGCGCCTCCAGTTTCTCTCAGTGACTCTCTCCGCCGCTGAGGAACGGCCTATAGCTCCTTTGGACCTGAACTGGCTCTTGAGCTTGCTCTATCATCGCAAATACATGCCTTACTTAACACTGGCCTCACTGAGCCTGGACTCAAGACAAGACCACTCCCTCCACGACGCCTTCCAGAGGATTGAGTTGTTTATCAGGAACTCAGTCCGTCTGAACCCGtgctggaaggaaggaacctCCCTGCTCCCTGCACAGATTGTGGTTTACCTTCAGCATGCCCTGGCCATAGCTGAAAAAGGGGAGGACTTAAAGACCCAGAGGGACCTGTGCCTAGGTTTGGCCTCAGTCTACCAGCAGCACGATGCTCTTGATAAGGCAGTGTGCTGTGCTCAACAGGCAGTGGAAACAGGAGGTCACATCAATGAGGAGGAAGGCTTTGAGGCCGCTGTGCTGCTTGGCTGGCTGCTGGTGTTGACAGGACAGGCTGAGAGGGCTCAGGGTGTGCTGCAGCCACTGCTTACATCACTTCAG gGCACGGACAGTCCCACTCAGCGAGGAGTGATCCACAACCTCTTGGCTTTGTGTCTGAGGCGGCAGGGTTGCATCCGAGAAGCAGGCTGGCATCTCCATTCTGCCCTGGTAATATCAAGGGAAAGCGGAAACCAGAGAAACCAGGCCCTGGCATTGGCCAACCTGGGCTGCCTGGCGCTGGATGTGGGTGCATCCTTGGTAGCAGAGCGCTTCCTGGTCAG ATCCCTGCGCCTTTTTCTGGAACTCCGGGAAAGCCCCACAGATGAGGAGCATGTTCAGACCTATCTTTGGCTGGGCCGGAGCTACAAAGACAGGGGGAAGAGTCAGGACAGCAGGGCGTGTTATGAAATGGGGTTATTAATTGCATTACATGCTAGAAACTTGCACA GTCAGATGGTGGTGGCCAAGGTGCTGAGCCGGCTATACGCTGACATGCTGCTGTATGGTCAGAGTATCGTCTACTATGAGCACTGTGTGTCAGTATCCAGAGAACTGAAGGACAAGAGACTGGAGGGAGAGTATCTGGAAATCCTCAGTAGCCTTTACCTCTCGCTCAACACTGAGAA ATCATCTCGTAAATCTCTGGACTACACCAAGCAGAGCCTGAGGATTTCTATTGATTTGggcaagagagaagaagagtctGAGACGTGGTTACAGGTGGGACGCATCTATTATCTCATCCAGGAGGACGAGCTGGCTGACATGTACCTGCAG GCAGCAGTGAAGACAGCCCTGCGGATGAATGATCCTCATTTTGCCATGTGCATCTATGAGGAGGCAGGAGATGTCTACTTTAAAGGCCACAGGAACAGAATGGCATCACTGCCTTTCTACAGG gATGGCAGTCTGCCATTTGCACGAAGCATCAAGGACATCCATTCAGAGTTCCGCTTTTTGAGTAAATTGACTGAACTGTTGATGAATCAGGGAGAGCATGAGGAGGCTCTGCAGTACGCTACACTGGCTGTTCAAATTGCCAGCAAAACAG gtgtgagtgtgaatgagaGGACAGCCTACCACCGGCTAGCTACAGTCTACTACAACCTGCAGCAGTACGAGATGTCAGAGAACTACTACCTCAAGTCCCTGTCTCTCTGTACGCCCATCCTGCAGCACCCAAGGGAGGCTCGCTACTACACACAACTCTACTGCAGAATTGGAAATATCACTCTACACAAGCTCAAG GATGCTTTTGATGCAGTGGGCTACTTCCAGATGGCTCTGGCGGCTGCCCTGGAGGACCAAGCTAACCCTGAGGCTCTGTATGTGGTGTACATGAAGCTGGCCGAGATCCATGGCAACCACATGCCCGATGTTCAGCTCTGCCAAGTTTACAGAGACAGAGCCCAGAGTCTGAAGAGAGTTCTGGCTGGAGAGGAAAACATGGGCAATGCAGACACAGAGTCTGGCCAGAATCAGAAAAATGTTTCTGATGCTGATATGGAACATACAGAAAGTTCGCCTGAGAGAAACGtaaatgaaaactgtgaaggtGACTCATTTTCAAGAACTTGTATGATGCAGGCAGACACAGAGCATGGACTTAGAGACACTATTCTTGAGAATGGCAACATGAAAGAAGATCACAGTATTCATCCTCCTGATACTGACAGTCTTTGTGTGTATGCCTCATCTGAGACAGAAACCATCACCAGTCAGTCGTACAGTGACAGTATTCTCACAGAGTCCTTCGCTACGGCAAAGGAGCAGATCACAGACTCCGGCAGCTCCACTGACACTTTCCAAACTTATCAGAATCAAACAGATCAGGACGATTTTATCAAAGGCCACTCAGACTTTAACACTGACCACGATGTGTCAGGTCAAATATCTGTTAATGTCACAGGTGACATCAGTGGACAAACAGATTCACAACACACTGATTCTAACATTCAGGATGAAGAAAACACTCCCACTAAAGAAAGTGATGTAGATGCAGATCTTCAGCAGAAAGATGGCAGCCTTGAGAAGAGTCGATCCGATACCGACCAATCAGAGACTGTTAGCATAAACGAAGATAAAGCTGTAAACATGGACAATACAGCTGACAAACATAGTCAACACATGGATTTAGATGATGGATACTTATAG